The Kwoniella shandongensis chromosome 8, complete sequence genome contains the following window.
GCTCCGGCTTAGGGTACTCGTTGGCCCCGTCCGCAATAGCGTTGAGCAAGACGGCATGCTCGTGAGCAGCTTTGCCCGGTTCGGCTGACATGGTGAGGTATGGAAAAGAATGTGATTTTGCTACAGTGCTGAATTGGGGATTTGAGCTTTGTTGTTTGTGTATGATGAAAAGCAAAGGAGGCGAAGTGAGGAATGTATGAAAGGATTGACTGAATGCAGTGTTGTTCTGAACGAATcaccctccacctccccctttAAACGGTCTCGTGTCTCGCGTTGACGTagtgcaggtggaggataAAATTGATTCCGTTAGGGTCAGTGCGCCGCAGCAGAACTGAATATATAACACATCATGACTCATAGCGTTATTTGACCACCCTGTTTAGACTCTCGTAGTTCGCCTCTCGAATACAACTTGTTCTGCTACTATCCTCAAACCTCTTTCCACCTAACTCACCTtacctcccatccctctcGTCCGTTGAGTCAAGCGCCGGATATCGCATCATTCGACAGCGCAGGATAGGGAACTGAAACAAGCACAAAACACAAAACCTTCCCGATTCTCGTCGAGCCGGAAgtcaagttgatcaagatgcctcgctctccttcggattctcgttctccttcaccttctcgttCGTACACACGTTCAGTATCTCCTCGCGGACGAAGTGATTCCCCAGACGATGTTCCCGCATCTAAGcgaaagaggtgagctatcaAGTCCTTATCACTGGTCACAAACGAGACGCAGCTGACATCAATGTGACAGATCCCCTTCACCCAATCCTCGTGAACGTTCGGCATCACCTCCCACTCGTCGACGTCGCGCTTCTCAATCACCcctacctccacttccagGTCGATCCGAAAGACCCATATCTCCTCCTCGCGTAGTAGATATCGATCCGCACCGAAAACGCGCTAGAGAAGCTGCTATCCTCCAGGCGCAAATCGACACCGAATTGAACGCAAAAGCCAACGGGAATGGAAATTCTACGGTGGCAGTTGCGAATGGGGGAGGAAAGGCGGACGAGATTGCCAAAGCCGAGTTTGCAAAGCTGTTAGGATCAAGATCGGGTGGAGCATATATCCCTCCGGCGAGATTGAGGGCTATGCAAGCTGAGGCTGCCAAGGATAAGACAAGCGCAGAGTTCCAAAGATTGAGTTGGGAtgcgttgaagaagagtatCAACGGTATGATCAACAAGGTAGGTGCTGCCTCACGCAAAGAAGACGCTGTTCTACAACGTATACGTAATTCTCTTCGGTACACGAATGTACTGATCACTTCGATTTCTAGGTCAACGTGTCAAACATCAAACATGTCGTTCCCGAGCTGTTTGGTGAAAACCTCATCCGCGGAAAGGGTCTTTTCGCCAGGTCAATTATGAGAGCTCAGGCTTCCTCGTTGCCATTCACACCCGTTTTTGCCGCCTTGGTCGCTATCGTCAACACCAAATTACCGCAGGTCGGGGAACTGGTTCTGATCAGGTTGATCAGTCAATTCCGACGAGCGTACAAGAGAAATGACAAGGTACGTTCTCCTTCATACTTCATCTCAAGACGTAACCTATGCTGACCTCTTGCGCCAGACTGTTTGCCATGCCACTTCCACCTTTATCGCGCATCTCTGCAACCAATACGTCGCCCACGAGATTGTAGCGCTACAGATCCTTCTCCTGTGTCTCGACCGACCTACAGACGATTCGATCGAGGTTGCCGTTGGCTTTATGCGAGAAGTCGGCTTGTTCCTTTCGGAGAACAGTCCTAAAGCAAACAACACCGTTTTTGAGCGATTCAGAGCCGTCTTGCACGAGGGAGCAATCAGCAAGCGATGTCAATACATGATTGAAGTTTTGTTCCAGGTCAGAAAAGACAAGTACAAGGATAATCCGGCTATTCCGGAAGGCTTGGActtggtggaagaggaggagcagatcaCGCACAGGATCACGTTGGACGACGAGTTGCAGGTCCAAGAGAGCTTGAGTGAGTACCCGTACCAATCTCGTCTCTGAGCCGTTCACTAATTTTCCTTGCAGACCTGTTCAAGGTGGACCCCAAGTTTCTTGAGAACGAAGAGCGATatgtcgagatcaagaaggagatcctCGGCGACTCAGATGACGAGTCTGGCTCAGATTCGGGTAGTGATGAGTCGGactcggaagaggaggatgaggacgacaaTGTTGCGCCAGAAAAGGCGGGCATTCAGGATATGACGGAGACGAACTTGATCAACTTGCGACGAACCATTTATCTGACAATCATGAACTCTGTGAGTGGAGTGGTCTTAAATGGTCAGGTGCTGGTACTGATGCTAGCTTTCATTAGCTCAACTTTGAAGAAGCGGTTCACAAGCTCATGAAAATCAATATCCCCGAGGGccgagaggtgagctacacTGACGATGCTTCTAACGGTTTTAGCTGACTTTCTCTTGCAGATCGAGTTGTGTAACATGGTCATCGAGTGTTGCTCGCAGGAGCGATCTTACTCTAACTTCTACGGTCTTATTGGTGAACGATTCTGTAAACTCAACCGAGTCTGGACCGACAACTTCCAGGAAGCTTTCCAGAAGTACTACGACACGATCCATCGATACGAGACGAACAAATTGCGAAACATTGGTCGATTCTTCGGTCATCTCATCGCATCTGACGCCATCTCATGGGCTATTCTCCATGTCGTACACATgaacgaagaggagacgacTTCGTCGAGTCGTATTTTCGTCAAGATCATGATGCAGGaaatggtggaggagatgggtatGAACAAGATGTCCGAACGATTCCAGATTCCCGACTTGAAACCCGCTTTCGCGGGAATGTTCCCGATGGATAACCCGAAGAACACACGATTCGCCATCAACTACTTCACCTCTATCGGTCTCGGTAAAGTgacagaggagatgagaacgTATCTTGCGAATGCGCCAAAACTCCTCGCGGCTCAACATGCTGCTATGGCAGCTGCGGACTCTTCTGACTCCGATTCCAGCTCCGATACATCGAGTAGTGACTCCGATTCTAGTTCCGATTCCGATTCAGATAGCGATAGCGATAGTTCTTCGGATGGTTCCAGATCTCCAccaggaagaaggaggaggagatatTCTTCCGACGATTCgagatcaccaccaccgaggagaaagaagtatagcgatgatgagcgaTCCCCGCCTCCAgcgagacgaagacgatatTCTTCCGACTCGGCTACACCTCCACCGAAGAGACGACAAGCGAGCAGGAGTCCTTCCCCACCTAGACGAGGTGCATCTCCGCCCCGTCGAAGGAGGTATAGCGATGACAGAAGAAGTCCATCACCGCCCCCTCGTGGTGCGGCCCGAAAGCGAGCGAGTCCGTCCCCCCCTCCTGCCAGGAAGAGGTACACTCGCTCGCCATCACCcgtgaggaggaggaagtacaCCCCTAGCCCGAGCagatcacctcctccagctaggaggaggagagatgatgatacgcctccaagaaggaggagccCGAGTCCGAGGAGGTATGATAGGCGATAAATCAGTAAGGGCAAAATCGAAGTAATTGAAAATGGCGGCGTGAAAGGGTGTCGAAGTAGTCGAGCGATGAACAAAATTGAGGTTCTGCAGAGGGTATTATTCActgggagtgagtgaagGGTGATCAGAGGTACAGGGGTACGAGTGTCGTTTCACCAACCAAAAGCAAATCAAATGTATATGCATCGTTTCGCGCACAATCTACAGGGGTGTTTTCCACCTGCTTCCCACTTGAATCGCAGCACCATTTACCGAGCTTGAAACATAGTAAACGGTACATGCGGTATGATAAGCGAGATCATTGATTGTCCCCTCCGTCTTCTTTGCGCGCTCTTCGAATTGAAGGCCTGGGTAAAGTGTGGAGATCACAGCTTTGCCCTTATCGACGATACCTCTGATCCTTGTGCCGGTGTGGTGGAcgctccttccctcttctcccattctctcAGCGCGATGATTTTCAGTTCTTTC
Protein-coding sequences here:
- a CDS encoding pre-mRNA-splicing factor CWC22, whose product is MPRSPSDSRSPSPSRSYTRSVSPRGRSDSPDDVPASKRKRSPSPNPRERSASPPTRRRRASQSPLPPLPGRSERPISPPRVVDIDPHRKRAREAAILQAQIDTELNAKANGNGNSTVAVANGGGKADEIAKAEFAKLLGSRSGGAYIPPARLRAMQAEAAKDKTSAEFQRLSWDALKKSINGMINKVNVSNIKHVVPELFGENLIRGKGLFARSIMRAQASSLPFTPVFAALVAIVNTKLPQVGELVLIRLISQFRRAYKRNDKTVCHATSTFIAHLCNQYVAHEIVALQILLLCLDRPTDDSIEVAVGFMREVGLFLSENSPKANNTVFERFRAVLHEGAISKRCQYMIEVLFQVRKDKYKDNPAIPEGLDLVEEEEQITHRITLDDELQVQESLNLFKVDPKFLENEERYVEIKKEILGDSDDESGSDSGSDESDSEEEDEDDNVAPEKAGIQDMTETNLINLRRTIYLTIMNSLNFEEAVHKLMKINIPEGREIELCNMVIECCSQERSYSNFYGLIGERFCKLNRVWTDNFQEAFQKYYDTIHRYETNKLRNIGRFFGHLIASDAISWAILHVVHMNEEETTSSSRIFVKIMMQEMVEEMGMNKMSERFQIPDLKPAFAGMFPMDNPKNTRFAINYFTSIGLGKVTEEMRTYLANAPKLLAAQHAAMAAADSSDSDSSSDTSSSDSDSSSDSDSDSDSDSSSDGSRSPPGRRRRRYSSDDSRSPPPRRKKRYSDDRRSPSPPPRGAARKRASPSPPPARKRYTRSPSPVRRRKYTPSPSRSPPPARRRRDDDTPPRRRSPSPRRYDRR